In the Apium graveolens cultivar Ventura unplaced genomic scaffold, ASM990537v1 ctg3371, whole genome shotgun sequence genome, one interval contains:
- the LOC141701120 gene encoding uncharacterized protein LOC141701120, whose translation MSIPEATELVIKQRHGSVLGKKAILKSDHFPGCHNKRLSPHIDGAPNFRQAESLHVYGVAIPTTDGIRNLLDHIGAHADGKKTQVLWINLREEPVVYINGRPFVLRDVERPFSNLEYTGINRFRVEQMEDRLREDILHEASRYGNKILVTDELPDGQMVDQWEPVTQESVSTPLEVYLDLQNRSYLVDYDRVPITDEKSPKEQDFDILVQRILQADIETQIIFNCQMGRGRTTTGMVIATLIYLNRIGSSGIQRTISLGTISDCASSVADKMPNSEEAVSRGEYTVIRSLIRVLEGGVEGKRLVDKVIDKCSSMQNLREAISTYRNSVLRQSDEMKRAALLSFFVEYLERYYYLICFSVYLYTERVVLNSGSSSRCSFYEWMQSRPELYTIIQRLLRRDPMGALGYARAKPSLLKIPESAEIRPSDMETIACLRKGEVLGRQTVLKSDHCPGCQHPSLPERVEGAPNFREIPGFPVYGVANPTVDGILSVISRIGSSKGGRPVFWHNMREEPVIYINGKPFVLREVERPYKNMLEYRGIDRERVEGMEARLKDDILREAKLYDGAIMVIHENDDGKIFVGWEHVSPEVVKTPLEVFQGLQADGFPVKYARVPITDGKAPRSSDFDTLAMNIASACKNTAFVFNCQMGCGRTTTGTVIACLLKLRIDYGRPIRMPPDDFSFKEADGDLSSGEEAGDHFHESLSTPVKGWPEKEASHTFGINDILLLWKITTLFENGVECREALDAIIDRCSALQNIRQAVLQYRKIFNQQQNEPRERRVALNRGAEYLERYFRLIAFAAYLGSEAFDGSYEKAKISFKNWFHRRPDVQAMKWSIRLRPGRFFTVPEKLRTPHEFQHGDAVMEATVKDRCGSVLGKGSILKMYFFPGQRTSSYIQIHGAPHVYKVDGYPLYSMATPTIAGAKETLAYLGANPTVKRSIVERVIITDLREEAVVYINGTPFVLRELNKPVDTLKHVGITGPAVEHMEARLKEDIISEVRQSGGRMLLHREEFNPALNQVSIIGYWENIFVDDVKTPSEVYASLEKDGFNIAYRRIPLTREREALTSDIDAVQYCMDHSAGSYLFVSHTGFGGVAYAMAIMCIRLEAEGKVGSDIPRLPVGPSHLITEDAHRTGDYRDILSVIRVLIRGPESKTDVDAVIERCAGAGHLRDDILFYCNELAKLPVGDDEHQAYLLDVGVKALRRYFYLITYRSYLYCTSASETSFSAWMDARPELGHLCSNLKLV comes from the exons ATGTCGATACCGGAGGCTACAGAGCTGGTAATAAAGCAAAGACATGGATCAGTGCTGGGAAAGAAAGCAATTCTTAAGAGTGACCATTTCCCGGGGTGTCATAACAAACGCTTATCTCCTCATATTGATGGTGCCCCCAATTTTCGTCAG GCTGAGTCATTGCATGTTTATGGTGTTGCAATTCCTACCACTGATGGAATCCGAAATCTTCTTGACCATATTGGGGCTCATGCGGATGGGAAGAAAACACAAGTTCTCTGGATAAATCTTCGCGAGGAACCG GTGGTATATATTAATGGTCGCCCATTTGTATTACGTGATGTGGAAAGGCCCTTCTCCAATCTAGAATATACG GGTATTAACAGGTTTAGGGTTGAACAAATGGAGGATCGGCTGAGGGAAGATATCCTGCATGAAGCATCAAG ATATGGAAACAAGATCCTTGTAACGGATGAGCTACCAGATGGTCAAATGGTAGATCAGTGGGAGCCAGTGACACAAGAATCTGTGAGCACGCCGTTGGAG GTCTACTTGGATCTTCAGAACAGAAGCTATTTAGTAGATTATGACCGTGTTCCTATAACAGATGAAAAATCGCCGAAGGAGCAAGACTTTGATATTCTG GTCCAGAGAATTTTACAAGCTGATATAGAGACACAAATAATTTTTAATTGCCAAATGGGGCGTGGACGAACCACAACTGGGATGGTGATAGCTACGTTGATCTATCTTAATCGGATAGGATCTTCTG GTATTCAAAGGACAATTTCACTTGGAACAATTTCTGACTGTGCCTCTAGTGTTGCTGACAAGATGCCGAACTCAGAGGAGGCTGTATCTAGAGGAGAATATACAGTAATTAGAAGTTTAATACGGGTTTTGGAG GGTGGTGTTGAAGGAAAGAGGCTAGTGGACAAAGTCATTGACAAATGCTCCTCTATGCAG AACTTGCGTGAAGCTATCTCTACATACCGCAACAGTGTTTTGCGTCAATCAGATGAGATGAAGAGGGCGGCGCTGCTGTCCTTTTTTGTGGAGTACTTGGAAAGATATTATTACCTTATATGCTTTTCTGTATATCTCTATACAGAGAGAGTAGTGCTTAATTCTGGATCCTCCAGTCGCTGCAGTTTTTACGAATGGATGCAATCGAGGCCAGAACTATATACTATTATACAAAG ATTGCTAAGGAGAGACCCAATGGGCGCACTTGGTTATGCAAGAGCAAAACCATCTCTTTTGAAAATTCCAGAATCTGCTGAAATTCGTCCTTCTGATATGGAAACTATTGCATGCTTAAGGAAAGGGGAGGTTCTAGGACGTCAAACGGTCCTTAAAAGTGATCATTGTCCAGGTTGTCAGCATCCTTCTTTACCAGAAAGAGTAGAGGGTGCCCCTAACTTTAGAGAAATTCCTGGTTTTCCAGTTTATGGTGTTGCAAATCCAACTGTTGATGGCATTCTATCTGTTATCAGTAGAATCGGTAGCTCTAAAGGTGGCCGCCCAgttttctggcataatatgagGGAAGAACCTGTGATCTACATTAATGGGAAACCGTTTGTTCTCCGTGAGGTTGAAAGACCATACAAAAACATGCTTGAGTACCGG GGAATCGATCGTGAAAGAGTAGAAGGAATGGAAGCTCGATTAAAGGATGATATCCTGAGAGAAGCTAAACTCTATGATGGTGCCATAATGGTCATACATGAAAACGATGACGGGAAAATATTTGTTGGATGGGAACATGTGAGCCCTGAAGTGGTTAAGACCCCACTTGAGGTCTTCCAAGGCTTGCAGGCTGATGGTTTTCCGGTCAAATATGCTAGAGTGCCTATCACTGATGGTAAAGCTCCAAGGAGCTCTGATTTTGACACACTGGCTATGAATATAGCATCTGCTTGCAAAAACACAGCGTTTGTCTTTAATTGTCAG ATGGGCTGTGGAAGGACAACCACTGGAACTGTTATTGCTTGCCTTCTGAAGCTTCGTATAGATTATGGGAGACCTATCAGAATGCCGCCGGATGATTTTTCCTTCAAAGAGGCAGACGGTGATTTATCAAGTGGTGAAGAAGCTGGAGACCATTTTCACGAGTCTCTCTCTACTCCTGTGAAAGGATGGCCTGAAAAAGAAGCAAGTCATACTTTTGGAATAAATGACATCTTACTGTTGTGGAAGATAACAACTTTGTTCGAAAATGGAGTTGAATGCCGGGAGGCCTTGGATGCTATTATTGATAGATGTTCGGCTCTGCAGAACATACGTCAAGCGGTTCTGCAATACAGAAAGATATTTAATCAACAGCAGAATGAGCCAAGGGAAAGGAGAGTAGCCCTAAACCGTGGTGCAGAGTACCTTGAACGTTACTTTCGACTGATTGCTTTTGCCGCATATCTTGGCAGTGAAGCATTTGACGGGTCTTACGAAAAAGCCAAAATTTCATTTAAGAACTGGTTTCATCGGAGACCTGATGTTCAAGCAATGAAATGGTCAATTAGATTGCGTCCTGGACGATTTTTTACAGTCCCC GAAAAGCTAAGAACACCCCATGAATTTCAGCACGGTGATGCAGTTATGGAAGCCACTGTAAAGGATCGTTGTGGTTCTGTTTTAGGGAAAGGGTCTATACTTAAGATGTACTTTTTTCCTGGTCAAAGAACTTCCAGCTATATACAAATTCATGGTGCTCCTCATGTCTACAAG GTAGATGGGTATCCGCTGTATAGCATGGCAACTCCAACAATTGCTGGTGCAAAGGAGACGTTGGCTTACTTGGGTGCCAATCCCACTGTGAAAAGAAGTATTGTAGAGAGAGTAATCATAACAGATTTGAGAGAAGAAGCTGTTGTTTACATCAATGGCACACCTTTTGTCCTCAGAGAACTCAATAAACCGGTTGATACCTTAAAGCATGTGGGAATCACCGGTCCAGCG GTGGAGCATATGGAGGCCAGATTGAAAGAGGACATAATATCCGAGGTCAGACAATCTGGCGGGCGTATGCTTTTACACCGGGAAGAATTTAATCCGGCACTAAATCAAGTTAGCATCATAGGATATTGGGAAAATATCTTTGTTGATGATGTGAAGACACCCAGCGAGGTGTATGCTTCTCTAGAAAAGGATGGGTTTAACATAGCATATAGAAGAATCCCATTAACAAGAGAAAGAGAAGCTCTAACATCTGACATTGACGCAGTGCAGTACTGCATGGATCA CTCTGCAGGTTCATATCTTTTCGTATCACACACAGGCTTTGGTGGGGTTGCCTACGCAATGGCCATTATGTGCATCAGGCTAGAAGCGGAGGGCAAGGTAGGATCGGATATCCCCAGATTGCCTGTGGGACCTTCACATCTTATAACTGAGGATGCGCACAGAACTGGCGATTATCGTGACATATTAAGTGTCATTAGAGTTCTGATTCGTGGTCCGGAAAGCAAAACAGACGTCGATGCTGTAATTGAGAG